Proteins found in one Balaenoptera musculus isolate JJ_BM4_2016_0621 chromosome 4, mBalMus1.pri.v3, whole genome shotgun sequence genomic segment:
- the SENP2 gene encoding sentrin-specific protease 2 isoform X2: MVTSACNGTRNVVPSGEVFSNSSSSELTDSGSWNNMLKLGNKSPNGISDYPKIRVTVTRDQPRRVLPSFGFTLSSEACNRRPGGRRHSKGNLESSLTWKPQEQVVTEMISEEGGKGLRRPHCTVEEGVQKEEREKYRRLLERLKEGGHGNSVPPVTSTHHSSQRSQMDTLKTKGWGQEQSHGVKTTQFVPKQYRVVETRGPLCSVRSEKRCSKGKLSDTEKTVGIRLENEGRRGLQLEPDLSEEVSARLRLGSGSNGLLRRKMSILETKEKTCSSKERVKRTDDLLELTEDMEKEISNALGHGPQDEILSSAFKLRITRGDIQTLKNYHWLNDEVINFYMNLLMERNKKQGYPALYAFSTFFYPKLKSGGYQAVKRWTKGVNLFEQELILVPIHRKVHWSLVVIDLRKKCLKYLDSMGQKGHRICEILLQYLQDESKTKRNIDLNVLEWTHYSMKPHEIPQQLNGSDCGMFTCKYADYISRDKPITFTQHQMPLFRKKMVWEILHQQLL; the protein is encoded by the exons ATGGTGACTTCTGCTTGTAATGGAACACGGAATGTGGTCCCTTCAGGAGAG GTATTTTCGAACTCTTCATCTTCTGAACTGACAGATTCCGGATCCTGGAACAACATGCTGAAACTGG gtaataaATCTCCTAATGGAATAAGTGACTATCCAAAGATCAGAGTGACAGTAACTCGAGATCAGCCACGCAGAGTCCTGCCCTCCTTTGG TTTTACTTTGAGTTCAGAAGCCTGCAATAGAAGACCAGGTGGCCGTCGCCATAGCAAAGGCAATCTGGAGAGTTCCTTAACGTGGAAGCCTCAGGAACAAGTTGTAACAGAGATGATTTCTGAAGAGGGTGGCAAGGGTCTGAGGCGTCCCCATTGTACTGTGGAGGAG gGTGttcaaaaagaggaaagggagaaatacCGAAGGTTATTGGAGCGACTTAAAGAAGGTGGTCATGGAAACTCTGTTCCTCCTGTAACTTCAACTCATCATAG TTCTCAAAGAAGTCAGATGGACACATTAAAGACCAAAGGCTGGGGGCAAGAGCAAAGTCATGGAGTCAAAACAACTCAGTTTGTTCCAAAACAAT ATAGAGTTGTTGAAACAAGGGGACCTCTATGTTCAGTGAGAAGTGAAAAGAG GTGTTCAAAGGGGAAACTTTCTGATACAGAGAAGACAGTTGGAATCAGACTAGAAAATGAAGGT AGGAGGGGACTCCAGCTGGAACCTGACTTATCTGAAGAAGTGTCAGCCCGACTCCGCCTGGGCAGTGGAAGCAATGGCTTACTCAGGAGGAAGATGTCAATActtgagacaaaagaaaaaacttgcTCAAGCAAAGAGAGGGTTAAAAGGACAGATGATCTTCTTGAACTTACAGAG gacatggaaaaggaaatcagTAATGCTCTAGGCCATGGCCCACAGGATGAGATCCTAAGTAGTGCTTTCAAATTAAGAATCACTCGAGGAGATATCCAGACCTTGAAGAACTATCACTGGCTCAATGATGaa GTCATTAATTTTTACATGAATCTCctgatggaaagaaataaaaaacaagggtATCCAGCACTTTATGCATTCAGTACTTTCTTCTATCCGAAATTAAAGTCTGGGGGTTACCAAGCAGTGAAAAGATGGACCAAAGGGGTCAATCTCTTTGAACAGGAACTGATTCTGGTGCCTATTCATCGTAAGGTACATTGGAGCCTGGTG GTGATAGACCTAAGAAAAAAGTGTCTTAAATATCTGGATTCTATGGGACAAAAGGGCCACAGGATCTGTGAGATTCTCCT TCAGTATTTACAGGATGAAAGTAAGACCAAAAGAAATATTGACCTGAATGTTTTAGAGTGGACCCACTACAGCATGAAGCCACAT gaGATTCCTCAACAGTTGAATGGGAGTGATTGTGGAATGTTTACTTGTAAATATGCAGATTATATCTCTAGGGACAAACCTATCACATTTACTCAG CACCAGATGCCTCTGTTCCGGAAGAAGATGGTGTGGGAAATCCTTCATCAGCAGTTGCTGTGA
- the SENP2 gene encoding sentrin-specific protease 2 isoform X1 — protein sequence MYKWLVRILGTIFRFCDRPVPPARAFLKRRRSNSTLLSTVDTDEIPAKRPRLGCFIHQVKNSLYNAASLFGFPFQLTTKPMVTSACNGTRNVVPSGEVFSNSSSSELTDSGSWNNMLKLGNKSPNGISDYPKIRVTVTRDQPRRVLPSFGFTLSSEACNRRPGGRRHSKGNLESSLTWKPQEQVVTEMISEEGGKGLRRPHCTVEEGVQKEEREKYRRLLERLKEGGHGNSVPPVTSTHHSSQRSQMDTLKTKGWGQEQSHGVKTTQFVPKQYRVVETRGPLCSVRSEKRCSKGKLSDTEKTVGIRLENEGRRGLQLEPDLSEEVSARLRLGSGSNGLLRRKMSILETKEKTCSSKERVKRTDDLLELTEDMEKEISNALGHGPQDEILSSAFKLRITRGDIQTLKNYHWLNDEVINFYMNLLMERNKKQGYPALYAFSTFFYPKLKSGGYQAVKRWTKGVNLFEQELILVPIHRKVHWSLVVIDLRKKCLKYLDSMGQKGHRICEILLQYLQDESKTKRNIDLNVLEWTHYSMKPHEIPQQLNGSDCGMFTCKYADYISRDKPITFTQHQMPLFRKKMVWEILHQQLL from the exons GTTGCTTTATTCACCAAGTGAAAAACAGTCTCTACAATGCTGCCAGCTTATTTGGATTCCCATTCCAGCTGACCACAAAGCCCATGGTGACTTCTGCTTGTAATGGAACACGGAATGTGGTCCCTTCAGGAGAG GTATTTTCGAACTCTTCATCTTCTGAACTGACAGATTCCGGATCCTGGAACAACATGCTGAAACTGG gtaataaATCTCCTAATGGAATAAGTGACTATCCAAAGATCAGAGTGACAGTAACTCGAGATCAGCCACGCAGAGTCCTGCCCTCCTTTGG TTTTACTTTGAGTTCAGAAGCCTGCAATAGAAGACCAGGTGGCCGTCGCCATAGCAAAGGCAATCTGGAGAGTTCCTTAACGTGGAAGCCTCAGGAACAAGTTGTAACAGAGATGATTTCTGAAGAGGGTGGCAAGGGTCTGAGGCGTCCCCATTGTACTGTGGAGGAG gGTGttcaaaaagaggaaagggagaaatacCGAAGGTTATTGGAGCGACTTAAAGAAGGTGGTCATGGAAACTCTGTTCCTCCTGTAACTTCAACTCATCATAG TTCTCAAAGAAGTCAGATGGACACATTAAAGACCAAAGGCTGGGGGCAAGAGCAAAGTCATGGAGTCAAAACAACTCAGTTTGTTCCAAAACAAT ATAGAGTTGTTGAAACAAGGGGACCTCTATGTTCAGTGAGAAGTGAAAAGAG GTGTTCAAAGGGGAAACTTTCTGATACAGAGAAGACAGTTGGAATCAGACTAGAAAATGAAGGT AGGAGGGGACTCCAGCTGGAACCTGACTTATCTGAAGAAGTGTCAGCCCGACTCCGCCTGGGCAGTGGAAGCAATGGCTTACTCAGGAGGAAGATGTCAATActtgagacaaaagaaaaaacttgcTCAAGCAAAGAGAGGGTTAAAAGGACAGATGATCTTCTTGAACTTACAGAG gacatggaaaaggaaatcagTAATGCTCTAGGCCATGGCCCACAGGATGAGATCCTAAGTAGTGCTTTCAAATTAAGAATCACTCGAGGAGATATCCAGACCTTGAAGAACTATCACTGGCTCAATGATGaa GTCATTAATTTTTACATGAATCTCctgatggaaagaaataaaaaacaagggtATCCAGCACTTTATGCATTCAGTACTTTCTTCTATCCGAAATTAAAGTCTGGGGGTTACCAAGCAGTGAAAAGATGGACCAAAGGGGTCAATCTCTTTGAACAGGAACTGATTCTGGTGCCTATTCATCGTAAGGTACATTGGAGCCTGGTG GTGATAGACCTAAGAAAAAAGTGTCTTAAATATCTGGATTCTATGGGACAAAAGGGCCACAGGATCTGTGAGATTCTCCT TCAGTATTTACAGGATGAAAGTAAGACCAAAAGAAATATTGACCTGAATGTTTTAGAGTGGACCCACTACAGCATGAAGCCACAT gaGATTCCTCAACAGTTGAATGGGAGTGATTGTGGAATGTTTACTTGTAAATATGCAGATTATATCTCTAGGGACAAACCTATCACATTTACTCAG CACCAGATGCCTCTGTTCCGGAAGAAGATGGTGTGGGAAATCCTTCATCAGCAGTTGCTGTGA